The Neobacillus sp. OS1-2 genome includes a window with the following:
- the lsrF gene encoding 3-hydroxy-5-phosphonooxypentane-2,4-dione thiolase: MADSIGNKNAKDFSESVPFANNGNYHVKGANNYDWGMKDRLSRIFNPSSGKTVMLAFDHGYFMGPTSGLERLDLLIPKLANYADCLMGTRGAIRSSVPPTFNKAIALRASSGSSVLQDDLSHESMVVDIEDAIKMNASAIAIQTFIGADGQKETIEELNRAVNFGSRYSIPTMGVVAVGKEMERTNQFFLLATRMLAEFGAQIVKTYYCEDFEKVASACPVPLVVAGGGRFQKKRPLR, from the coding sequence ATGGCAGATAGTATTGGTAACAAAAATGCAAAAGATTTTTCTGAGAGTGTTCCTTTCGCAAACAATGGGAATTACCATGTGAAAGGGGCGAACAATTATGATTGGGGGATGAAGGATCGTTTATCCAGAATTTTTAACCCTTCCTCCGGAAAAACCGTCATGTTAGCGTTTGACCACGGGTATTTCATGGGACCTACTTCAGGACTAGAAAGATTAGATCTACTTATTCCTAAATTAGCCAATTATGCAGATTGTTTAATGGGTACGCGTGGTGCCATCCGAAGCAGCGTCCCACCAACCTTTAATAAGGCTATTGCATTACGGGCATCATCTGGTTCTAGTGTCCTCCAAGATGACCTAAGCCATGAATCCATGGTGGTAGACATTGAAGATGCCATTAAGATGAATGCCAGTGCCATCGCCATTCAAACATTTATTGGGGCGGATGGACAAAAAGAAACCATTGAAGAGTTAAACCGGGCAGTAAACTTTGGCTCAAGATACTCCATTCCAACTATGGGTGTTGTGGCTGTTGGCAAGGAAATGGAGCGGACCAATCAATTCTTCTTGTTAGCCACAAGGATGCTGGCCGAATTTGGAGCTCAAATCGTTAAAACCTATTACTGCGAGGATTTTGAAAAAGTAGCCTCTGCATGCCCTGTGCCACTAGTAGTTGCAGGGGGAGGAAGATTCCAGAAAAAGAGGCCCTTACGCTAG
- a CDS encoding branched-chain amino acid ABC transporter permease, which produces MKTKNMTLLFILIAATFLLPYITTNEFYIHVLTTVFVYAGLASSWNILGGYAGQLSLGHTAFFGIGAYTSTLLYVYLGVSPWIGMLAGGLLAVLVSFLTLYPSFRLRGVFFAMVTISIGEVIRILFVYFRNKTTIPYGVTINYEPSFSNMIFDGPTGYFNLSLVYLILIMVISWKIKHSRLGFFLNALKENDDAAQALGVPTSKSKFYALAISAFFTAIGGTIMIQNILYIEPESVFASTISTELALISIIGGIGTVAGPVIGAVIIIPLGELLRALFSSSIQGLHLVIYGVLLMVVVLKNPNGIMGFISSFKNKRKKKMEMKSEEVSSVKG; this is translated from the coding sequence ATGAAAACTAAAAATATGACTTTACTATTCATCCTTATAGCTGCGACCTTTTTGCTGCCATATATAACTACCAATGAATTTTACATTCATGTCTTAACAACGGTGTTTGTATATGCGGGTCTTGCAAGCAGTTGGAATATTCTTGGGGGTTACGCAGGCCAATTATCCCTAGGGCATACAGCCTTCTTTGGAATAGGAGCCTATACCTCAACATTACTCTATGTTTATTTAGGGGTTTCACCATGGATTGGGATGCTTGCTGGTGGACTATTAGCAGTACTTGTTAGTTTTCTCACGCTGTATCCAAGTTTTCGTCTTCGTGGGGTATTCTTCGCAATGGTAACGATTTCTATCGGGGAAGTCATTAGGATATTATTTGTATATTTTAGAAACAAAACAACCATTCCATATGGGGTAACCATTAACTATGAACCTTCTTTCTCAAATATGATCTTTGATGGTCCGACCGGTTACTTCAACCTTAGTTTAGTTTACCTTATTTTAATCATGGTTATTTCATGGAAAATAAAACATAGTCGTCTTGGGTTCTTTCTGAATGCATTAAAAGAAAATGATGATGCAGCCCAGGCGCTTGGAGTTCCAACGAGCAAATCTAAATTTTATGCCCTTGCCATCAGTGCGTTTTTTACAGCCATTGGTGGAACGATTATGATCCAAAATATTCTATATATTGAACCTGAAAGTGTTTTTGCTTCCACGATTTCTACCGAACTTGCCCTAATTTCTATCATTGGAGGAATTGGTACTGTAGCTGGACCTGTAATTGGAGCAGTAATTATTATTCCGTTGGGGGAATTATTAAGAGCATTGTTTAGTAGCTCTATTCAGGGCCTTCACCTTGTCATCTATGGTGTCCTATTAATGGTGGTAGTGTTAAAAAATCCAAATGGAATAATGGGATTCATTTCCTCTTTCAAGAATAAAAGAAAGAAAAAAATGGAAATGAAAAGTGAGGAGGTATCCAGTGTTAAAGGTTAA
- a CDS encoding amidohydrolase family protein, with translation MNKITYFDSNIYIGNWPFHQLRYNNLDGIFHLMKKVNIEKGIISSLDSVFCIDRDLPEVNRKLYEQVREHPEKLLPFYTINPNVYDCSEYIDQLVKEYNSYGFRLYPTYHDYSLLSKAVDSVAVKASEYKIPIFVTYRFEDERVHHPNAKVPTANTEELAQFFNKHPDTTFIMGGMRITDAEELFNLLSYPNVYFELSFIQTPFRSLELLIEKVGVDRVLFGTGLPYWYPECTTLKLETSILSEENIRKIARDNLQMIIDQRMR, from the coding sequence ATGAATAAAATTACTTACTTTGATTCCAATATCTATATTGGAAACTGGCCATTTCACCAACTTAGATACAATAATCTAGATGGCATTTTCCACTTAATGAAGAAGGTAAATATTGAAAAAGGAATCATCTCTAGTTTGGATAGTGTATTTTGTATTGATCGTGATCTTCCTGAAGTAAATCGAAAATTATATGAACAAGTAAGAGAACATCCAGAAAAATTACTGCCTTTCTATACAATCAATCCCAATGTATATGATTGTAGCGAATATATTGACCAATTAGTAAAGGAGTATAATTCATATGGTTTCCGTTTATATCCAACCTACCATGACTATTCTCTCCTCTCAAAAGCTGTTGATAGTGTAGCAGTGAAAGCAAGTGAATACAAGATTCCGATTTTTGTAACCTACCGATTTGAAGATGAACGAGTACATCATCCAAATGCTAAGGTTCCAACCGCGAATACAGAAGAACTTGCACAATTTTTTAATAAACATCCAGATACGACTTTTATTATGGGTGGCATGAGAATAACAGATGCAGAAGAACTATTTAATCTATTATCATACCCGAATGTGTATTTTGAACTTTCTTTCATCCAAACACCTTTTCGATCATTAGAATTGTTAATAGAAAAGGTAGGGGTCGATCGGGTTTTATTTGGTACAGGTCTTCCTTACTGGTATCCAGAATGTACAACGTTAAAATTAGAAACTTCAATTTTATCAGAAGAAAATATTAGAAAAATTGCTAGAGACAATTTACAAATGATAATAGATCAGAGAATGAGGTGA
- a CDS encoding ABC transporter substrate-binding protein, giving the protein MKKKLSILVLISIMILGLFGCSTSSSSDSNSKDAAKIGVILPLSGPLAQLGNDVMRGFEIAKDIANEEDGVLGKKVEFAVADAPDSNSATSSANRLIQNDKVSVIAGSYSSAISFAASQVAERNKVVYWEQGAVADDITSRGFKYLFRLIYPASDLGRAAADYLVKEVSPKLNMKNEDIKVAIVHEDSSYGTMVAKGATEVVNKAGMKLVATEAYSYKTNDLSSTVSKLKSLQPDVVIACQYTADGILFWRQAKEAGLNLKAFIGNGGAHNIPDFAAAVGDEANGIFNAGTSSNFNTNGLNDDAKKLYKEFQDRYASKYKGKTPSAHAAMGFNAMYLLLKEVIPEAGSLKPEKIREAALAMDKPIGSTIVGWGVKFDPKTQNNTLSFPMIDQWQKQKVVTIFPKEFGLTDKVTIPLPEWGNRANVGE; this is encoded by the coding sequence ATGAAAAAGAAGTTAAGTATTTTAGTACTTATATCAATTATGATCCTAGGATTATTTGGATGTTCAACCAGTTCAAGTTCTGACAGTAATTCGAAAGATGCTGCAAAAATTGGCGTCATTCTGCCACTCAGCGGTCCTCTTGCACAACTTGGTAATGACGTAATGCGTGGATTTGAGATTGCTAAGGATATCGCAAATGAAGAAGATGGTGTATTAGGGAAAAAAGTAGAATTTGCTGTGGCGGATGCCCCAGATTCTAATTCAGCCACTTCTTCTGCCAATCGATTGATTCAAAACGACAAGGTTAGTGTAATTGCAGGTTCTTATTCCAGTGCCATTTCGTTTGCTGCCAGTCAGGTAGCTGAAAGAAATAAGGTAGTTTATTGGGAACAAGGCGCCGTAGCAGATGATATTACCTCTCGTGGATTTAAATATTTATTTAGATTGATTTACCCAGCGTCAGATTTGGGAAGAGCTGCAGCTGACTACCTAGTGAAAGAAGTTAGCCCGAAATTGAACATGAAAAATGAAGATATTAAAGTTGCAATTGTCCACGAAGATTCTTCTTATGGAACCATGGTAGCAAAAGGTGCCACTGAAGTTGTGAACAAAGCAGGCATGAAATTAGTAGCTACAGAAGCATATAGCTATAAAACGAATGACCTTTCTTCTACTGTTTCTAAGTTAAAATCATTACAACCAGATGTGGTGATTGCTTGCCAATATACAGCTGACGGTATTTTATTTTGGCGTCAAGCAAAAGAGGCTGGGTTGAACCTAAAAGCCTTTATCGGCAATGGAGGAGCGCATAATATTCCTGATTTTGCAGCAGCGGTTGGAGACGAAGCAAATGGTATTTTTAATGCCGGTACTTCATCTAATTTTAATACGAATGGATTAAATGATGATGCGAAGAAACTGTATAAAGAGTTCCAAGATCGTTATGCATCAAAATATAAAGGAAAGACCCCTTCCGCGCATGCAGCAATGGGCTTTAATGCGATGTACCTATTATTGAAAGAAGTAATACCTGAAGCCGGTTCCTTAAAGCCAGAAAAGATTAGAGAAGCAGCATTAGCAATGGATAAGCCGATTGGATCAACAATTGTTGGCTGGGGCGTTAAATTTGATCCGAAGACTCAAAATAATACACTATCTTTTCCTATGATTGACCAGTGGCAAAAACAAAAAGTAGTAACTATTTTTCCGAAAGAGTTTGGATTAACAGATAAGGTAACTATTCCTCTACCTGAATGGGGTAACAGGGCAAATGTAGGGGAATAA
- a CDS encoding IclR family transcriptional regulator C-terminal domain-containing protein translates to MNTINIPERAKRYLQEISSQLEDSSYLFIERNNKAYCIEAVKGSYFIQDATTNIGDVLQLNQGGAPLAILANMEMSRQSEIFDLLNLSPSEIQYFFKRLEIIRNNGYAFSSNEVTLGTAAIGVPIFNHEGIVVAALSVGAIEARFSNERLPKIVEVLKDAGNKLSNEIGWLSK, encoded by the coding sequence ATGAATACGATTAATATTCCTGAACGTGCGAAAAGATACCTCCAGGAAATCTCTAGTCAACTTGAGGATAGTTCTTATCTGTTTATTGAACGAAATAACAAAGCCTATTGTATTGAAGCGGTTAAAGGAAGCTATTTTATTCAGGATGCAACAACAAATATTGGGGATGTTCTACAACTAAATCAAGGCGGAGCACCACTTGCAATCCTAGCAAATATGGAAATGAGCAGACAATCAGAAATTTTTGATCTTTTAAACTTAAGCCCTAGCGAAATACAATATTTTTTTAAAAGGTTAGAGATTATCAGAAATAATGGCTATGCCTTTAGTAGTAATGAGGTTACCCTTGGAACGGCAGCAATAGGGGTTCCAATATTTAACCATGAGGGAATTGTGGTAGCTGCTTTAAGTGTTGGTGCAATTGAGGCAAGATTTAGTAATGAGCGATTACCAAAAATCGTGGAAGTTCTAAAAGATGCGGGGAATAAGTTATCCAATGAAATTGGATGGTTAAGTAAATAG
- the ltrA gene encoding group II intron reverse transcriptase/maturase translates to MDMKEQDGIKLINEVIANENLWKAYEKVKSNKGAPGVDGITVYQLKTHMEKHFQPLKQKLLDGTYQPQPVRRVAIPKSDGSKRYLGIPCVLDRVVQQAILQVIEPIIDPYFSDNSFGFRKGRNAHQAIKLAEQHYHEGYRVVVDCDLRSYFDTIHHQKVRAYLEEFISDKTVLKLIWKFLRSGILDKDIYIETTEGAPQGGPLSPILANVYLNKLDRKLEERGHRFIRYADDFVIYVKSKRAGERVMNSVTSYIESDLGLTINQKKSKVCGATSATFLGFNLQNLMGKSVADLASRQNNDLKIN, encoded by the coding sequence ATGGATATGAAAGAACAAGATGGTATCAAATTAATCAACGAAGTTATCGCAAATGAAAACCTTTGGAAAGCATATGAAAAGGTGAAAAGTAACAAAGGAGCTCCCGGGGTTGATGGGATTACCGTATATCAATTGAAAACACATATGGAAAAGCACTTCCAACCTCTTAAACAGAAGCTTTTGGATGGGACTTACCAGCCCCAACCCGTTAGAAGGGTTGCCATTCCAAAATCAGACGGTTCCAAAAGATATTTGGGGATACCTTGTGTGTTGGATAGAGTGGTACAACAAGCTATCCTCCAAGTAATTGAACCAATAATAGACCCATACTTTTCTGACAATAGCTTTGGTTTTCGTAAAGGTAGGAATGCACACCAGGCAATTAAACTTGCCGAACAGCATTATCATGAAGGATACCGAGTAGTAGTGGACTGCGACTTAAGAAGCTACTTTGACACAATCCACCACCAAAAAGTTAGAGCATATTTGGAAGAGTTCATCTCGGATAAAACCGTTCTTAAATTGATTTGGAAATTCCTTCGCTCAGGCATTCTAGACAAAGATATCTATATTGAAACCACAGAGGGAGCACCGCAAGGTGGACCGTTATCCCCCATTTTAGCAAATGTCTATTTGAACAAATTAGACAGAAAACTAGAGGAGAGAGGACACCGTTTTATTAGATACGCAGATGACTTCGTCATCTATGTCAAAAGCAAACGAGCTGGAGAAAGGGTAATGAATAGTGTCACAAGCTATATCGAAAGTGACCTTGGACTAACCATTAACCAAAAGAAAAGTAAAGTCTGTGGGGCAACTTCGGCTACATTCCTTGGTTTCAATCTACAAAACCTCATGGGAAAGTCGGTTGCCGACCTAGCAAGTCGGCAAAACAACGATTTAAAGATAAATTGA
- a CDS encoding ABC transporter ATP-binding protein, translating into MLDVRNIDVFYGDVQVLFGVSLQVRPSEIVALVGANAAGKSTTLKTISGLLKPKNGEIFFRDQPLHKMESDKIVDSGIIHVPEGRRLFPRLSVEANLELGSFSKRARAKAQENLKKMYEIFPRLYDRKDQLTGSLSGGEQQMCAIARGLMAMPEVLMLDETSLGLSPLLVKHTIKTIKDINELGTTILLIDQNVNYALQIAHRAYVLENGRMVMQGDGNSLLEDPYLKKAYLGI; encoded by the coding sequence ATGCTTGATGTAAGGAATATCGATGTGTTTTATGGGGATGTTCAGGTGCTCTTTGGCGTATCTTTACAGGTTAGGCCTAGTGAAATAGTGGCATTAGTTGGTGCCAATGCAGCTGGGAAATCAACCACGTTAAAAACCATTTCTGGTTTGTTAAAACCCAAAAATGGCGAAATATTTTTTCGTGATCAACCACTTCATAAGATGGAATCTGACAAAATTGTTGATTCAGGAATCATTCATGTTCCCGAAGGAAGGAGGTTATTTCCAAGATTATCGGTTGAAGCAAATTTAGAATTAGGATCGTTTTCAAAACGAGCAAGAGCAAAAGCACAAGAAAATTTGAAAAAAATGTATGAAATTTTCCCACGCTTATATGATCGGAAAGATCAATTAACAGGATCATTAAGTGGTGGGGAGCAACAGATGTGTGCCATTGCCAGAGGTCTGATGGCAATGCCAGAGGTTCTAATGCTTGATGAAACATCTTTAGGACTATCACCATTGTTAGTAAAACATACAATAAAGACCATTAAGGATATAAATGAACTAGGCACCACCATCCTTCTTATTGATCAAAATGTAAATTATGCATTACAAATCGCACATAGAGCGTATGTACTGGAAAATGGAAGAATGGTTATGCAGGGTGATGGAAACTCTTTATTAGAAGATCCGTATCTAAAAAAGGCCTATTTAGGTATTTAA
- a CDS encoding SDR family NAD(P)-dependent oxidoreductase: MESHKKIALVTGAAQGIGLAIAERLAKDGALVVLTDMLSDKLEQETYRLKEQGLLAEYMELDVSNESNVKNVISTISDRYERLDILVNNAGISPKVNGVRTKIIDTSLEEWNKVLQVNLTGAFLCTREALPLMISNNWGRVVNMASQAARTFSRVSGTHYAASKSGLIAFTRNLAAEYGTHGITANCIAPGRIITPMAAVVSQEKNLEFAKLSAVGRLGTTGEVAAAVSFLCSEEAGYITGSTLDVNGGTFMN; the protein is encoded by the coding sequence GTGGAGTCACACAAAAAAATTGCACTTGTCACAGGCGCTGCTCAAGGAATTGGCTTAGCAATTGCAGAACGCTTGGCCAAAGATGGGGCATTGGTAGTTTTGACAGATATGCTTTCTGATAAATTGGAACAGGAGACATATCGATTGAAAGAACAAGGATTACTAGCTGAATACATGGAATTGGATGTCAGCAATGAATCAAATGTTAAGAATGTTATTTCAACGATTAGCGATAGGTATGAGCGCCTAGATATTTTGGTTAATAATGCAGGAATATCACCTAAGGTAAATGGAGTAAGAACAAAAATTATTGATACTTCATTGGAAGAATGGAATAAAGTTTTGCAAGTAAACTTAACGGGTGCATTTTTGTGCACTCGTGAAGCATTACCCTTGATGATATCAAATAACTGGGGAAGGGTAGTAAACATGGCTTCCCAAGCAGCCAGAACTTTTAGTCGAGTGTCTGGAACGCACTATGCTGCAAGTAAAAGTGGATTAATTGCCTTTACTCGTAATCTAGCAGCTGAATATGGAACACACGGGATTACAGCTAACTGCATTGCACCAGGACGAATCATTACACCAATGGCAGCGGTAGTATCTCAAGAAAAAAATCTTGAGTTTGCAAAATTGTCGGCAGTTGGCAGGTTAGGTACTACTGGGGAAGTGGCAGCGGCTGTCTCATTCTTATGTTCTGAAGAAGCTGGCTATATCACTGGTTCAACATTAGATGTGAATGGCGGGACTTTCATGAACTAA
- a CDS encoding alcohol dehydrogenase catalytic domain-containing protein has translation MKGVVLKTGKNVVLDDIDIPQIAENEVLARVKRAGICGTDLKLYTGNYHIDNKALPVVIGHEFIGEVVEVGEKVTKVSVGDRIVAQPTYSSCQECRYCHSGEFNLCTTRKRIGFDYDGVFTQFVKLNEQQVYTVPDTISDDAGALIEPLTVAVRGVYKANVKPTDTVVIIGPGTIGLFTALVAKQFGARVIVYGTLADAGRLEIAARMGVDMVDMSGDLLEVLRKKNLTVDTVFECSGNVNGVNLGLTILRPKGQFVQIGTSSKMVNISFMDIAYKELNVTGSISAVKEDWHTAINLMEKLQSKALLIVKKYLDLKDFEKGFEECLNNGGPKILFTPHPR, from the coding sequence ATGAAAGGCGTTGTATTAAAAACCGGAAAGAATGTTGTATTAGATGATATTGATATTCCACAAATCGCAGAAAACGAGGTGCTAGCAAGAGTCAAGCGCGCGGGTATTTGTGGAACAGATTTAAAGCTATACACCGGAAATTATCACATTGATAATAAGGCACTTCCAGTTGTTATTGGTCATGAATTTATTGGTGAGGTTGTGGAAGTAGGAGAAAAGGTTACGAAAGTTTCAGTAGGGGACAGAATTGTTGCACAGCCGACATACAGTAGCTGCCAAGAATGCAGATACTGTCACAGTGGAGAGTTTAATCTTTGCACTACTCGGAAGCGGATTGGCTTTGATTATGATGGAGTATTTACTCAATTCGTCAAACTTAATGAACAACAAGTATATACCGTCCCTGATACTATTTCCGATGATGCTGGTGCATTGATTGAACCATTGACGGTAGCTGTAAGAGGTGTATATAAGGCTAATGTAAAACCTACAGATACAGTTGTCATTATTGGTCCAGGGACGATTGGATTGTTCACAGCCCTTGTAGCAAAACAATTTGGGGCAAGAGTAATCGTTTACGGAACTTTAGCTGATGCCGGACGCCTTGAAATCGCAGCTCGAATGGGAGTTGATATGGTAGACATGTCCGGTGATTTACTAGAAGTGCTTCGAAAGAAAAACCTTACAGTCGATACCGTGTTCGAATGTTCAGGTAATGTAAATGGGGTAAATTTAGGTCTCACCATCCTTCGGCCAAAAGGTCAATTTGTGCAAATTGGCACCTCGTCAAAAATGGTAAATATCTCCTTTATGGACATAGCATATAAAGAATTAAACGTAACGGGAAGCATCAGTGCGGTAAAAGAAGATTGGCATACTGCCATAAATCTAATGGAAAAGCTCCAATCTAAAGCACTCCTAATAGTAAAAAAATATTTGGATCTTAAGGATTTCGAAAAAGGATTTGAAGAATGCCTAAATAATGGGGGTCCCAAGATATTATTTACGCCCCATCCCAGATAA
- a CDS encoding group II intron maturase-specific domain-containing protein encodes MRKSTSRKQPGTFEEIIKKINQLTTGWINYYGIARMKQFIINIRKWLNHRLRQLIWKRWKKPKTKYRMLRKYGISHDDAMILANSRKGYWRISKSEILHQAIKK; translated from the coding sequence TTGAGAAAGTCGACCAGTCGAAAACAACCGGGAACTTTCGAAGAAATCATCAAGAAGATAAACCAGTTAACCACTGGATGGATTAACTACTACGGTATAGCTCGTATGAAACAATTTATCATTAACATCCGGAAGTGGTTAAACCACCGACTTAGACAACTCATTTGGAAGCGATGGAAAAAGCCAAAGACCAAATACAGAATGCTTCGCAAATATGGAATCAGTCATGACGATGCCATGATATTAGCTAATTCCCGGAAGGGATATTGGCGCATATCCAAAAGTGAAATCCTACATCAAGCGATAAAAAAATAA
- a CDS encoding branched-chain amino acid ABC transporter permease, with product MLILQLLISGILLGGVYILASIGLTLIFGVAKVVNFAHGEILMLGMYLTYWFYTLFNLDPTFSIILIVPIFFLIGTLMYMFVIRPSLNAPELTQVFATLGLSILLQNLALTLWGADYRTVKTFYSDTVFTLGPDISISVSRLVAFVTSLIILAILILFLNKTYIGKAIQAVSQDRSAAMLMGISVKKIYMVAVGIGCACAGLAGALLIPQYYAFPTAGVSFILISFVVVVLGGIGSIPGAIVGGILVGLLESITGLFVPELKEASYFIFFIIILIIRPYGLFGVKGSEQEGAR from the coding sequence ATGTTGATTCTTCAGTTACTTATTTCCGGAATATTATTAGGTGGAGTTTATATTTTAGCTAGTATTGGGTTAACACTCATTTTTGGAGTAGCGAAGGTAGTCAATTTTGCGCATGGAGAAATCCTCATGCTGGGGATGTACCTAACGTATTGGTTCTATACCTTATTTAATCTCGATCCAACCTTTTCTATTATTTTAATCGTACCTATATTCTTTTTAATTGGGACGTTAATGTATATGTTTGTTATTAGACCTTCCCTAAATGCACCAGAATTAACGCAGGTGTTTGCGACGCTAGGGTTATCAATCCTTTTGCAAAATTTAGCATTAACCCTTTGGGGGGCGGATTACCGAACAGTAAAAACATTCTACTCAGACACTGTTTTTACGTTAGGTCCTGATATTAGTATAAGTGTTTCTAGATTAGTAGCTTTTGTGACTTCCTTGATAATCTTAGCGATTCTAATCCTTTTTCTTAATAAAACGTACATTGGAAAAGCCATTCAAGCAGTATCACAAGATCGCTCAGCAGCCATGTTGATGGGAATTAGTGTAAAGAAAATTTATATGGTCGCAGTAGGAATAGGATGTGCATGTGCGGGATTGGCTGGAGCACTTCTTATTCCACAATATTATGCATTTCCAACAGCTGGTGTATCATTTATTCTGATATCTTTTGTTGTGGTCGTTCTAGGCGGCATTGGAAGCATCCCTGGAGCTATCGTCGGGGGAATATTGGTTGGCTTACTAGAATCGATTACAGGGCTTTTTGTTCCGGAATTAAAGGAAGCTTCTTATTTTATCTTCTTTATTATTATCCTAATAATTAGACCATATGGATTATTTGGCGTAAAAGGGTCAGAACAGGAGGGTGCTCGATGA
- a CDS encoding ABC transporter ATP-binding protein, producing MLKVNNLVKNFGGLQVTKNVSFEVKEGEILGIIGPNGAGKTTLFNQIFGFIKPDSGSIQFKGHSIEKSSPKYICKLGIGRTFQVAQPFPNMSVLENVMVGSLLRTKSIKVAREKAMEVLDFVQLNVAYDTPSSNLTISDRKRLEVAKALATEPELILLDEVMAGLNPTGVKEFINLIFELKKRGTSVLIIEHIMEAMMTLSDRILVLNYGEEILTGKPEEVANNPKVIEAYLGDEIHA from the coding sequence GTGTTAAAGGTTAATAATCTTGTTAAAAATTTTGGTGGCTTACAAGTCACAAAAAACGTTAGTTTTGAAGTGAAGGAAGGAGAAATTTTGGGGATTATTGGCCCAAATGGTGCGGGTAAGACCACCTTATTTAATCAAATTTTCGGATTTATTAAGCCCGATAGTGGATCAATCCAATTTAAAGGTCATTCGATTGAGAAAAGTTCTCCTAAGTATATTTGCAAGCTTGGGATTGGAAGGACATTTCAAGTCGCCCAACCCTTTCCCAATATGTCGGTTCTTGAGAATGTTATGGTCGGCAGCCTATTAAGGACGAAATCAATAAAGGTGGCTAGGGAAAAAGCAATGGAAGTGTTGGACTTTGTTCAACTCAATGTGGCTTATGATACTCCTTCATCGAACCTAACCATCTCTGACCGAAAAAGATTAGAGGTAGCAAAAGCTCTTGCAACAGAACCTGAGTTAATTCTATTGGATGAAGTGATGGCAGGTTTAAATCCAACAGGGGTAAAAGAGTTTATCAATCTCATTTTTGAATTAAAAAAACGGGGAACAAGCGTTTTAATTATTGAGCATATTATGGAAGCCATGATGACTTTATCCGATAGGATTCTTGTTCTGAACTATGGAGAAGAAATATTAACTGGAAAACCTGAAGAAGTTGCAAATAATCCAAAGGTTATTGAGGCCTACTTGGGGGATGAAATCCATGCTTGA
- a CDS encoding amidohydrolase family protein has product MIIDVHTHLLTNPFSQREVEDFLDGADRFGIDKLCVAALGPGCYYPTKLIHEPTQEQCASFNDDLYKIMKLYPERIWGWTYINPAYPGAVDEVRRGIEEYGMIGVKMWTGTRCNDPRFFPVVEAAIQYNVPILQHTWDKVTGYFPNESRSIDVADLAERYPEVKIVMAHNERAVLKVKHCPNVFMDTASPIAELGMIEKAVDHIGANRLVFGSDCIGVDFASTIGKIIGSDLSEEDKAKILGGNFLRILGRDQ; this is encoded by the coding sequence ATGATAATTGATGTTCACACCCATCTCTTGACCAATCCATTTTCTCAACGGGAAGTAGAAGATTTTTTAGATGGTGCAGATCGTTTTGGGATTGATAAGCTTTGTGTTGCAGCGTTAGGTCCTGGATGCTATTACCCTACAAAATTAATTCATGAACCGACTCAGGAACAATGTGCTTCCTTTAATGATGATTTGTATAAAATTATGAAATTGTACCCAGAAAGGATATGGGGATGGACCTATATTAATCCAGCATATCCTGGAGCGGTAGATGAAGTAAGACGAGGAATTGAAGAATATGGAATGATTGGTGTAAAAATGTGGACGGGGACAAGATGTAATGATCCTAGATTTTTCCCGGTTGTAGAAGCGGCTATTCAGTATAATGTTCCAATTTTACAACACACTTGGGATAAGGTAACCGGTTATTTTCCAAATGAATCAAGATCAATCGATGTAGCAGATCTTGCTGAAAGATATCCAGAGGTGAAAATTGTCATGGCACACAATGAGCGAGCTGTATTAAAGGTAAAACATTGTCCAAATGTTTTTATGGATACGGCGAGCCCTATTGCAGAACTGGGGATGATTGAAAAAGCGGTTGACCATATTGGTGCTAATCGCTTGGTTTTTGGATCAGATTGTATTGGAGTAGATTTTGCTTCCACCATTGGCAAAATAATAGGTTCGGATCTATCTGAAGAAGATAAGGCAAAAATACTGGGTGGAAACTTCCTACGAATTTTAGGGAGGGATCAATAA